A region from the Mya arenaria isolate MELC-2E11 chromosome 2, ASM2691426v1 genome encodes:
- the LOC128242599 gene encoding uncharacterized protein LOC128242599 — protein MESKDSKLIKKTGRKTPKYCCICKGIYRGKVIDGRKVSLHRFPQNKRLKRVWVQRCKTVMRSFQWNEHRRLCSEHFVGFRGPSFQHTLPSMFPTETGATKTFQPTLLDEDVGDDNDGDTVNDDLDLELSNDDSIQPQLSFVSPSGHAIDTSVHLHDYCMGPVLQPQNQSFRCCDTQTENNCAVMEVQTEESFLGKTADFSSQTEHSTRDFGVQCQLPMLTYDDVKYNDDLVSFYTGIPNRVVFEALFDEIKDEAEVRTSRRKLNYKDSDGGRPRTLSVLDEFFMVLMRLRLGLLFEDLGTRFCISTSQCSDIVERWINYLHVQLSFLVQWPSREVVKNNMPEQFKEKYSNTRIIIDCTEIYSETSSSLSLKSLMYSDYKSHMTHKILVGISPNGVVTFVSDCWVGCTSDKKLTEKCGLLDLLEEGDAIMVDKGFTITDLTTPRGIHLIIPPFKQKGKQFSKREVLLTKDIASLRIHVERQMERIKNFRILHGNIPITQSRRISKVFKICTYLTNLWPPLVQ, from the exons ATGGAAAGTAAAGATTCAAAACTAATAAAGAAAACGGGCAGGAAAACCCCTAAGTACTGTTGTATTTGTAAAGGAATTTACAGAGGAAAGGTTATTGATGGGAGAAAAGTGTCATTGCACCGTTTTCCTCAGAACAAACGTTTAAAACGTGTGTGGGTGCAGCGATGTAAAACGGTCATGAGATCGTTCCAGTGGAATGAACACAGACGATTGTGTAGTGAGCATTTTGTTGGCTTCAGAGGACCTTCATTCCAGCATACACTTCCATCTATGTTTCCAACTGAGACTGGTGCTACCAAAACCTTCCAGCcaacg CTCCTTGATGAAGACGTaggtgatgataatgatggtgataCGGTCAATGACGATTTAGACCTAGAACTGTCAAATGATGATAGTATACAGCCACAACTGTCATTTGTATCCCCTTCCGGGCATGCCATTGATACCTCTGTCCACCTGCATGATTACTGCATGGGACCAGTACTACAGCCACAGAATCAGTCCTTTag atGTTGTGACACACAGACTGAGAACAACTGTGCAGTGATGGAAGTACAAACTGAAGAAAGTTTCCTGGGAAAAACAGCAGACTTCAGTTCACAAACAGAACATTCTACTAGAGACTTTGGTGTACAATGTCAGCTACCTATGCTCACATATGATGACGTAAAATACAATGACGATTTGGTCAGTTTTTACACCGGAATCCCTAATCGAGTTGTGTTTGAAGCtttgtttgatgaaatcaaGGATGAAGCTGAAGTGCGGACATCAAGGCGGAAACTTAACTATAAAGATTCAGATGGAGGACGGCCAAGAACTCTAAGTGTTCTGGATGAATTTTTCATGGTGCTGATGCGCCTACGTCTAGGTCTGTTATTTGAAGATCTAGGTACTAGGTTTTGCATATCCACTTCACAATGTAGTGACATTGTTGAAAGATGGATcaactatttacatgtacaattatcctTTCTTGTTCAATGGCCATCTCGTGAGGTAGTgaaaaataacatgcctgaacaatttaaagagaaatattctAACACTAGAATTATTATCGACTGCACTGAAATTTACAGTGAAACATCCAGTTctctttctttgaaaagtttaatgtaCAGTGATTACAAGTCTCACATGACTCATAAGATTTTGGTGGGTATAAGCCCAAATGGTGTTGTAACTTTTGTTTCTGACTGTTGGGTGGGCTGTACCAGTGACAAGAAACTCACAGAAAAATGTGGACTCTTGGACTTGCTTGAAGAAGGAGACGCCATAATGGTTGATAAGGGTTTCACTATTACAGACCTTACTACTCCAAGAGGCATTCATCTCATTATTCCACCATTTAAacagaaaggaaaacaattctCTAAACGTGAGGTTCTCCTTACAAAAGATATTGCAAGTTTACGAATACATGTTGAAAGGCAAATGGAGAGAATCAAGAACTTTCGAATATTGCATGGCAATATTCCTATAACACAGTCAAGGAGAATTTCtaaagtgttcaaaatatgcacatatttgacaAATCTATGGCCACCACTTGTTCAATAA
- the LOC128215284 gene encoding uncharacterized protein LOC128215284, translating into MADVDNEITGACMNNNELTPFKVVDLKRYLANRKLNVSGLKCELIERIKGAYRLSITDKRVLEERDREERERRATERFILPCGEGLPPPSTLKAWKSTIDLFPAVEEKDIYNYIVLKRDSKRQLKARTYYVDGHVQKVEVHLISEECSHCYVQASVLPSFPTADKRKSPEYQPWILLSKVTGCIHSAFCNCPAGEGECCNHIGALLYGLEDLTRKKTLAPTSKPCAWNNFSMLSAPRKRKLSPRKSEDLMFSKKKLYNVSVRKVSVNKNHELNSINGCTVNIDRFRQKLVGSKLNVGWLKNFEIETTENEPDLPVLHSVPFNYHDSVNLRDSSSKTVFLDHFDSLKQSAEEIQLTEILTRGQKSGKWQEARKERLTASNFGSICRRKESTEPDGLLRQMLYSNFTSKYTEYGIKHEKAAKRMYAKAMQTDHKGLAVKDSGLVVCADRPYLGASPDGLVFCSHCTESVGLVEIKCPASKKWRMQTPEECCEDNDFFCQLENGKVLLKETHKYYYQVQGQMGITGRKWCDFVVWTCVGLSIQRIAFCESFWLKMLCQLDRFCLESYIPELYAQRVKRGMSLFN; encoded by the exons ATGGCCGACGTAGACAATGAGATCACTGGGGCGTGTATGAATAACAATGAGTTGACACCATTTAAGGTCGTCGATTTGAAAAGATACCTTGCGAACCGGAAATTGAATGTATCAGGTCTTAAATGCGAATTGATTGAGAGGATAAAAGGCGCATATAGACTTTCTATAACTGACAAACGCGTGCTGGAGGAGAGAGATCGGGAAGAAAGAGAGAGAAGAGCAACCGAACGCTTTATCCTCCCATGTGGCGAGGGTCTTCCACCGCCATCAACACTGAAGGCATGGAAGTCCACTATTGATCTGTTTCCTGCTGTAGAGGAAAAGGATATATACAACTACATTGTACTGAAAAGAGACTCGAAACGTCAATTGAAGGCGAGGACTTATTATGTGGACGGACATGTACAGAAAGTTGAG GTCCATCTCATAAGCGAAGAGTGCAGCCACTGTTATGTTCAAGCTTCCGTGCTGCCATCATTTCCAACTGCAGACAAAAGAAAGTCACCAGAGTACCAACCCTGGATCCTTCTGTCGAAAGTGACTGGCTGCATACACTCCGCGTTCTGCAACTGTCCAGCTGG tGAAGGTGAATGCTGCAACCATATTGGTGCCCTGCTGTATGGACTTGAAGACCTGACGCGTAAAAAAACCCTTGCTCCAACATCCAAACCCTGTGCCTGGAACAACTTCAGCATGCTGTCTGCACCACGGAAACGTAAGCTGTCGCCTAGGAAATCTGAAGATCTTATGTTCTCAAAGAAGAAACTGTACAACGTGTCAGTACGTAaagtttctgtaaacaaaaaccATGAACTGAACTCTATCAATGGATGCACTGTTAACATTGACAGATTTAGGCAGAAACTGGTTGGTTCGAAGTTGAATGTAGGCTggttaaaaaactttgaaattgaaacaactgaaaatgaaccagatCTCCCTGTGTTACATTCTGTGCCATTCAACTACCATGATAGTGTAAACTTGAGGGACAGTTCTAGTAAGACAGTGTTTTTGGATCATTTTGACTCTTTGAAGCAAAGCGCTGAAGAAATTCAATTAACTGAAATCTTAACAAGGGGCCAAAAAAGTGGGAAATGGCAAGAGGCCAGAAAAGAACGCCTAACAGCTTCAAACTTTGGCAGCATCTGTCGTAGGAAAGAATCAACTGAACCTGACGGACTCCTGCGGCAGATGTTGTATTCCAATTTCACAAGCAAGTACACAGAATATGGAATTAAACATGAGAAGGCTGCAAAGAGAATGTATGCGAAAGCAATGCAAACTGACCACAAAGGACTAGCAGTTAAAgacagtggtctagttgtatgtGCCGACAGACCCTACCTTGGTGCCAGTCCAGATGGGCTTGTGTTCTGTTCACATTGTACAGAAAGTGTTGGTCTGGTTGAGATTAAGTGTCCTGCCTCTAAGAAATGGAGGATGCAAACGCCTGAGGAATGCTGTgaagacaatgattttttttgtcagttagaGAATGGCAAGGTGTTACTCAaggaaacacacaaatattactaCCAGGTCCAAGGGCAGATGGGAATCACCGGGAGGAAATGGTGTGATTTTGTAGTTTGGACATGTGTAGGTCTTTCTATACAGAGAATTGCATTTTGTGAatcattttggctgaaaatgttgtgtcAACTTGACAGATTTTGCCTTGAATCATACATTCCTGAACTGTACGCACAACGTGTTAAAAGGGGAATGAGTCTGTTCAATTGA